One region of Sulfurisphaera ohwakuensis genomic DNA includes:
- a CDS encoding 2-polyprenylphenol hydroxylase: MIYSEILYSKKISNNLYEIATFFPQKPQPGQFVSLIIAGEKEIPLSITDYYEGILFLHVSPKIYDLIRDRKKILIKGPLGRPLKLTVSSILGIAYKDLLYDILYILREAKRKGINVKVRCIECNTKEFPKADDEKADLIIASVPKDMISSLPKEALVYVRWVKMNCMLGVCGVCEIKENLACIDGPLIKVSKIVD; encoded by the coding sequence TGCTACTTTTTTCCCACAAAAACCTCAGCCAGGGCAATTCGTAAGTTTAATTATAGCTGGAGAGAAAGAGATTCCGTTGAGTATAACTGATTATTATGAGGGAATCTTATTTTTGCATGTATCGCCAAAAATTTATGATTTAATACGAGATAGAAAGAAAATACTTATAAAAGGACCTTTAGGAAGACCATTAAAGCTTACAGTATCAAGCATACTAGGAATTGCGTATAAAGACCTTCTTTACGACATTCTTTATATATTAAGAGAAGCTAAAAGAAAAGGAATTAATGTAAAAGTGAGATGCATTGAATGCAATACTAAAGAGTTCCCTAAAGCAGACGATGAAAAAGCTGACCTTATAATTGCCTCTGTACCAAAAGATATGATCTCTTCCTTGCCTAAAGAAGCATTAGTTTACGTAAGATGGGTAAAAATGAATTGTATGTTAGGAGTTTGTGGAGTTTGTGAAATTAAGGAGAATCTTGCATGTATTGATGGACCTCTTATAAAGGTGAGTAAAATTGTGGATTAA